The DNA region CCGATAACCAGGCCGACTGAGACGTGACGTATCGTTAGGGTCATGTGGGATTCCACGCACTGTCATCCCGAGGGATCGGCAGCTAGCCTGTTCTGCCACACTATGCCTGCCACGAGCAACTGAGGCAACCCTTTCTGGTTCCTCCCGCGAAGCGCTGCACCCCGGTGGCCAAATCCCCGCACGCTGCACGCGCGATCACAAGGGGTTCGCTCAGTCGCTATCGTAGGATCACTACTAGCTCTCGGCATAGGCGTGCGCTCCGTCGGGATGACAGTCCCTTGGGTTCGCCGCCCGGTGATAGCATCGCGGTGCGCGGGAAGGTAGCATTGAGAGGCTGTTGCTGCACGCGCGAGAGCACCCCACAAGCCCACCCCGCCATGCTGAGTCTGCAGAAGCAAACGTCATGCTGAGCCTGTCGAAGCACGCGTCATGCTGAGCCCGTCTCCGTCATGCTGAGCCTGTCGAAGCATGTCCCCGCAAGCCGCATGCTCCCGGCTCAGGATACTACGTTTGCGACAACCGGCGGCATGCTTCGACAGGCTCAGCATGACGGTAGCCCAGCCCGGACCTATCTTGGAATGACAGCAAGCCGCGGCGGACCTAACTGCCTTGCATCCTCTCGGGGATTGACGAACCGACAGACCGGGTCCGACACCGGCCCTACTTAGCGACTGGCTTCATTGCATGTGGGCACATGCCCTTGGAGCATGGACCGTAGGTCTTGCAGTTGCTCTTGTAGCGGAAGTTCCCGGTGTGGCGCAGAATGCTGACGTCCGGCGCACCGAGCTTGGGCTCGTAGGTCTCAACGTGGGCGACGGCCGTTGTCGCCAGGATGGCGGAGCCTAGGCTAAAGGCAAGCGCTTGCAGTGTCTTCTTCATCGAAGACCCTCCATGGGTCGGACAAGTCTGTCGTGAGTGCACTGATTATGGCGGGGTGCCTGTCGCCGACGTCAACATGAATGACGCTAACGATAAGGCCCGGCCGAGGGGCCGGGCCTGACGACCTTTCTGCCGAGCAGAACTACTTGGCGGCCGCGCCGCAGCAGGTGATCTTCGCAGGGCAACAGGCCGACTTCTTGACCATGGAGCCGCATGTGGACTTCGCACACGGCCCACACAGATCGCCGCAGTTCTTCATCGCACGAAACTTGCCCGTGTGCCGCAGAATGCTGTAATCCGGAGCCCCGAGGCTGCTCGGCTGGCAGCAGTTTCGCCCCCCGAAACTGCTGGCGGACAGGGCCAGGGCCGCTGCCGCTACGATCAGAACGATGGCCTTTCTCATTCCCAGATTCCTCCGTAGACTAGTTGGCGGATCGGCGCGCGCCCCCCTAAGAACAGCGGGCCGATTACCTTTGTAATCGGTCCGGGGCTGCCCCGCCTTACGCTCGAAATGCTAGTTTACCCTCTTGGCCGGCATTCCGCCCGGTGGACAGGGCGGCGAGCGCAACCGCACTAACTAGGCGCAGGTGGGCGACACTGGCTCGAAGAGTCGCGAGTCGTGCCAAGCCGTGATACAATATGGGCACGGTCCCTTGGGTCTGAATCCACGGCCAGTGCCGTGCGCCCGAGGTGATCGGAAACGCAATAAAGAGATGGAGTGATGCGCGCCATCTGGGCTAAGCGGAGTTAGGCGCGCGTTGGTGCGGTGGCGCCTAAGGCGCGCTATGTAGCGTCTAGGCGTCACCGTCGCCTGCAAAAGAGGGACATCATGAAGCAGGTTTGCCATCTCGTAGCGGCGATATGCACAGCGTTCGTGCAATTAGGCACCCATGCGCTGGCGCAGGAGCAGTGCCGCCACGAAAAGCTGCTTTCCCAAGTCTACGATGTTGCAGCCACTCCGCAGTAGTATGGACCAACGCGAAGGGGGAAGTAGCGTACTATGCCAGTCCCACGTGTTCCTCGACGACTACCCTCTCTCGCGCAGCATCGTGGGTCCCGACTACTCCGCAGGGGCCGCGTATCTCAACCGCCGCGGCGACGTGCTATGGACCCGCCCGGACCTGGACGGCTACACCGACATCTTCATCGACGACGTGAACTACAGCCGATCGCACTTCGGAAACGCGCCCAGAAACTACCATGCCTATTCGCGGGGCATGAACGACAATGGCGATATCGTCTGGGCGGGCATCGACTGGAACCTCGCCTACGGCTACTCGGACGTCTTCAAGAATCACGAGAACCTGTCGCTGGCTGTGTACGGAGATATACCTCGTGCGGCATTCCCGATGGGCATCAGCAACACTGGACAAGCGGTATGGATCGGCTTCCGGAAGGGACTCGAGTTCAAGAACACCATCTGGCGGGACACTACCAACATCTCGGGCCCACCGGCACTCCCACCGATGCACCGCAGATTGACAACTGGGGGCGCGTAATGTGGTGGGCGTACGGCCCGCAGTTCAACGGGTGGGTGCGGACCTTCGTGGACTCGCTGGACATCTCGGCGAATGCGCTCGGCGACGACGTGTGGAACTACACCTGCAAGGGCGTCAAGATAGGCCCTAACGGCCACGTCTTCTGAATCGCGGTGGACCTTCGTACGAACCTGGCGGACGTCTGGCTATCCACACCGGTGCCCGAGCCGAGTGGAGCGTTGGGATTGGGATTGCTCCTTATCTGCATCGCATACCGGCGGTGTAGCCGGCGGTAGCGTCTTCTAGCGCACCACGCGCCGGGACCGAAGAACCGGCGGGCGTCGGCAGCACGTGCCGATCGGGATAATGAGCCCGATGCGTGTGCTCGGCGTGATATCGCAGTGAGCCAAAGGAAGGACCTTGCCGCAGACTCGGCCCTCTTGGCCGTGCTGGCTATCTG from Fimbriimonadia bacterium includes:
- a CDS encoding PEP-CTERM sorting domain-containing protein (PEP-CTERM proteins occur, often in large numbers, in the proteomes of bacteria that also encode an exosortase, a predicted intramembrane cysteine proteinase. The presence of a PEP-CTERM domain at a protein's C-terminus predicts cleavage within the sorting domain, followed by covalent anchoring to some some component of the (usually Gram-negative) cell surface. Many PEP-CTERM proteins exhibit an unusual sequence composition that includes large numbers of potential glycosylation sites. Expression of one such protein has been shown restore the ability of a bacterium to form floc, a type of biofilm.); this translates as MDLRTNLADVWLSTPVPEPSGALGLGLLLICIAYRRCSRR